A genomic window from Providencia alcalifaciens includes:
- the lysS gene encoding lysine--tRNA ligase, giving the protein MSQEQQGAEQAPDLNNELKARKEKLVALREQGIPFPNDFRRENVSDKLHAEFGEKSAEELEDLNIEVTIAGRMMTRRIMGKASFATLQDVGGRIQIYVSRDDLPEGIYNEQFKKWDLGDILGAKGRLFKTKTGELTVHCHEVRLLTKALRPLPDKFHGLSDQETRYRQRYLDLIANDESRNTFIIRSKILAEVRNFMVEHGFMEVETPMMQVIPGGASARPFVTHHNALDIDMYLRIAPELYLKRLVVGGFERVFEINRNFRNEGLSPRHNPEFTMMELYMAYADYRDLIVLTEDLFRILTQKVLGNTVVKYGEQEFDFGKPFTKMTMKEAICKYRPETNVADLDDMDKAVAIAQSIGIKIEKSWGLGRVQCEIFEEVAESHLIQPTFITEYPAEVSPLARRNDDNPFITDRFEFFIGGREIGNGFSELNDAEDQAERFAEQVRQKDEGDDEAMFYDEDYVTALEHGLPPTAGLGIGIDRMVMLFTNSHTIRDVILFPALRPSKA; this is encoded by the coding sequence ATGTCTCAAGAGCAACAGGGTGCAGAACAAGCTCCCGATTTAAATAACGAACTCAAAGCCCGTAAAGAAAAACTGGTTGCATTGCGCGAACAGGGTATCCCATTCCCAAATGATTTTCGTCGTGAAAATGTCTCCGATAAGCTTCACGCTGAATTTGGTGAAAAATCAGCAGAAGAATTGGAAGACCTGAATATTGAAGTGACTATCGCGGGTCGTATGATGACTCGTCGTATCATGGGTAAAGCGTCATTTGCAACATTACAAGATGTTGGTGGCCGTATTCAGATTTACGTTTCACGTGATGATTTGCCCGAAGGTATTTACAACGAGCAGTTCAAAAAATGGGACTTAGGTGACATTTTAGGCGCTAAAGGTCGTTTATTTAAAACTAAAACAGGCGAATTGACCGTTCACTGTCATGAAGTTCGTTTGCTGACTAAAGCTCTGCGTCCATTACCAGACAAATTCCACGGTTTATCAGACCAAGAAACACGTTATCGTCAACGTTACCTTGACTTGATTGCTAACGATGAGTCTCGTAACACTTTCATCATCCGTTCTAAGATCTTAGCTGAAGTTCGTAACTTCATGGTTGAGCATGGATTCATGGAAGTAGAAACTCCAATGATGCAAGTCATTCCGGGTGGTGCTTCTGCACGTCCATTTGTGACTCATCATAATGCGTTAGATATCGATATGTATCTGCGTATTGCGCCAGAACTGTATCTGAAGCGTTTAGTTGTAGGTGGTTTTGAACGCGTATTTGAAATCAACCGTAACTTCCGTAACGAAGGTTTATCTCCTCGTCATAACCCAGAATTCACAATGATGGAACTGTATATGGCGTATGCTGATTACCGTGACCTGATTGTGCTGACTGAAGACTTATTCCGTATTTTAACGCAGAAAGTATTAGGTAATACCGTTGTTAAATATGGTGAGCAAGAGTTCGATTTTGGTAAGCCATTTACCAAAATGACCATGAAAGAAGCTATCTGCAAATACCGTCCAGAAACTAACGTTGCTGATCTGGATGATATGGATAAAGCAGTTGCAATTGCTCAGTCTATCGGTATCAAGATTGAGAAGAGCTGGGGCTTAGGTCGTGTTCAGTGCGAAATCTTTGAAGAAGTTGCTGAAAGCCACTTAATTCAGCCTACTTTTATTACTGAATATCCGGCTGAAGTTTCTCCTTTAGCACGCCGTAATGATGACAACCCATTCATTACAGACCGCTTCGAATTCTTCATCGGTGGCCGTGAAATCGGTAATGGTTTTTCTGAGTTAAATGATGCAGAAGACCAAGCAGAACGTTTTGCTGAACAAGTTCGTCAGAAAGACGAAGGTGATGATGAAGCGATGTTCTACGACGAAGATTACGTGACCGCATTAGAGCACGGTTTACCACCAACAGCAGGTTTAGGTATTGGTATTGACCGTATGGTCATGCTATTTACCAATAGCCATACTATCCGTGATGTAATCCTGTTCCCTGCATTACGTCCTAGCAAAGCTTAA
- the prfB gene encoding peptide chain release factor 2 (programmed frameshift) — MTFEINPVKSKIQDLSERTTVLRGYLDYDAKKERLEEVNAELEQPDVWNEPERAQALGKERSSLEAIVETIDQLTQGIEDVEGLLELAIEADDEETFNEAGAELEVLQGKLEQLEFRRMFSGEYDSADCYIDLQAGSGGTEAQDWASMLMRMYLRWAESKGFKTEIIEESDGDVAGLKSATIKIIGDYAYGWLRTETGVHRLVRKSPFDSGGRRHTSFSSAFIYPEVDDDIDIEINPADLRIDVYRASGAGGQHVNKTESAVRITHIPTNIVTQCQNDRSQHKNKDQAMRQLKAKLYELEMQKKNADKQAMEENKSDIGWGSQIRSYVLDDARIKDLRTGVETRNTQAVLDGDLDKFIEASLKAGL, encoded by the exons ATGACGTTTGAAATAAACCCAGTAAAAAGCAAAATTCAGGACCTGTCTGAACGGACAACGGTTCTGAGGGGGTATCTT GACTATGATGCCAAGAAAGAACGCTTAGAAGAAGTGAATGCAGAACTTGAGCAGCCGGATGTCTGGAATGAACCAGAACGCGCTCAAGCACTTGGCAAAGAACGCTCTTCCCTTGAGGCGATTGTTGAGACAATTGACCAACTGACCCAAGGTATTGAAGACGTAGAAGGTTTATTGGAATTAGCGATAGAAGCTGATGACGAAGAAACGTTCAACGAAGCGGGCGCTGAGTTAGAAGTACTGCAAGGCAAGTTAGAGCAACTTGAATTTCGCCGTATGTTCTCCGGTGAATATGACAGCGCTGACTGCTACATCGACTTACAAGCAGGTTCTGGCGGTACAGAAGCGCAAGATTGGGCGAGTATGCTCATGCGTATGTACCTGCGTTGGGCTGAGTCAAAAGGCTTCAAAACAGAAATTATCGAAGAGTCAGATGGTGATGTGGCGGGTTTAAAATCTGCAACAATTAAAATCATCGGTGATTATGCCTATGGCTGGTTAAGAACAGAAACGGGTGTTCACCGTTTAGTGCGTAAGAGCCCATTTGACTCCGGCGGTCGTCGTCATACCTCATTCAGTTCAGCGTTTATCTATCCTGAAGTTGATGATGATATTGATATCGAAATTAACCCTGCTGATTTACGTATCGACGTATACCGTGCTTCGGGTGCCGGTGGTCAGCACGTTAACAAAACTGAGTCTGCGGTACGTATCACCCATATACCGACCAACATTGTGACTCAGTGCCAGAACGACCGTTCACAGCATAAAAACAAAGATCAAGCCATGCGCCAGTTAAAAGCGAAATTATACGAACTGGAAATGCAGAAGAAAAACGCAGATAAGCAAGCGATGGAAGAGAATAAATCGGACATTGGCTGGGGAAGCCAAATTCGTTCTTACGTCCTTGATGATGCACGCATTAAAGACTTACGTACTGGTGTGGAAACGCGTAACACGCAAGCCGTGCTGGATGGTGATTTGGATAAATTCATTGAAGCTAGTTTAAAAGCTGGCCTGTGA
- the recJ gene encoding single-stranded-DNA-specific exonuclease RecJ, with translation MNVETFLRQRELTGDAAALPNIPELLQRIYASRGITSLAQLERKASNLLDYRSLSGVENALTLLYLALVEHQKITIVGDFDADGATSTALAIRALKAMGYRNLNYIVPNRFENGYGLTPLVVDDAYKQGTNLIITVDNGISSHDGVLTAHEYGMKVVITDHHLPGETLPTADAIINPNLNDCQFASKSLAGVGVTFYLMSALRAHLRQQQWFEKQGISEPNLAEYLDLVALGTVADVVPLDTNNRILVHQGLNRVRAGRCCAGIKALIEVSKRDASRLVANDFGFALGPRLNAAGRLDDMSVSIELLLTDDMAHARQLANELDGLNQTRREIEAGMQQEALVLFNKIEYSENQLPNGLALYHPEWHQGVVGILASRIKEQFHRPVIAFAPAGDGLLKGSGRSVQGVHMRDALERLNTLQPGLMQKFGGHAMAAGLSLEESKFDAFKYHFEMLMGELIQPEQLSGVIWSDGELMRNQLSLETAELLRESGPWGQSFPEPVFDGHFQLLQQKLVGEKHLKLMLEPVNGGPMLDGIMFNIDVRRWPDNSVKKAKIAFKLDVNEFRGNKNVQLMIEHIWPD, from the coding sequence GTGAATGTCGAAACTTTTTTACGTCAACGAGAATTAACGGGTGATGCCGCGGCATTGCCTAATATTCCTGAACTTTTGCAGCGCATTTATGCCTCTAGAGGGATAACCTCTCTCGCGCAATTGGAGCGTAAAGCATCTAATTTGCTTGATTACCGTTCGCTATCAGGAGTTGAAAATGCACTAACGCTGCTCTATTTGGCGCTGGTGGAGCACCAAAAAATCACTATCGTGGGGGATTTTGATGCTGATGGCGCAACGAGTACTGCATTAGCTATCCGTGCGCTTAAAGCGATGGGGTATAGGAATTTAAACTATATCGTCCCGAACCGTTTTGAAAACGGCTATGGCTTAACGCCATTGGTCGTGGATGACGCCTATAAGCAGGGAACTAACCTGATTATTACGGTAGATAACGGTATTTCTTCTCATGATGGCGTGCTCACAGCTCACGAGTATGGGATGAAGGTGGTTATTACCGACCACCATTTACCGGGAGAAACGTTACCGACGGCAGATGCTATTATCAACCCGAATCTTAATGATTGCCAATTTGCGTCGAAATCACTGGCCGGTGTTGGGGTAACGTTTTATTTAATGTCAGCGTTAAGAGCCCATTTACGTCAGCAGCAGTGGTTTGAAAAGCAAGGGATTAGCGAGCCTAATTTAGCGGAATACCTTGATTTAGTTGCGCTGGGTACTGTAGCCGACGTGGTGCCATTGGATACGAACAACCGCATCTTGGTGCACCAAGGGTTGAATCGAGTGAGAGCAGGGCGCTGTTGTGCGGGGATCAAAGCGTTAATTGAGGTATCCAAACGAGATGCTTCTCGTCTGGTGGCGAATGATTTTGGCTTTGCACTAGGGCCTAGACTTAACGCGGCTGGTCGGCTTGATGATATGTCAGTCAGCATTGAATTACTGCTGACGGATGATATGGCACATGCACGCCAGCTAGCCAATGAGTTAGATGGTTTAAACCAGACCCGTCGTGAAATTGAAGCGGGTATGCAGCAAGAAGCATTGGTACTATTTAACAAAATAGAATACAGCGAGAATCAGTTACCGAACGGTTTAGCACTATATCATCCCGAATGGCATCAAGGGGTGGTTGGGATCTTGGCTTCACGAATTAAAGAGCAATTTCATCGCCCCGTTATTGCGTTCGCACCTGCCGGAGATGGATTATTAAAAGGTTCTGGTCGTTCTGTGCAGGGCGTGCATATGCGCGATGCATTAGAGCGATTAAATACGTTGCAACCAGGTTTAATGCAAAAGTTTGGTGGACACGCCATGGCTGCGGGTCTGTCGCTTGAAGAGAGTAAATTTGACGCATTCAAATACCATTTCGAAATGCTGATGGGAGAACTTATTCAACCTGAGCAATTATCGGGCGTTATTTGGAGTGACGGTGAATTAATGCGTAATCAACTGTCATTAGAGACAGCTGAATTACTTCGCGAAAGCGGCCCGTGGGGACAGTCTTTTCCTGAACCTGTATTTGATGGACACTTCCAGTTATTGCAACAAAAACTGGTGGGCGAGAAGCATTTAAAATTGATGTTAGAACCCGTCAATGGAGGACCGATGTTGGATGGCATTATGTTCAACATTGATGTCCGTAGATGGCCAGATAATAGCGTCAAAAAAGCGAAAATCGCGTTTAAGTTAGATGTGAATGAGTTTCGTGGCAATAAAAATGTGCAATTGATGATTGAGCATATTTGGCCGGATTAA
- the dsbC gene encoding bifunctional protein-disulfide isomerase/oxidoreductase DsbC produces the protein MKRKLLVLAACIASLTASVYGATEEKLIIGKLAHYNMQVESIKPSPIVGLNTVETDNGVIYVTDDGKYLLQGPIYDLSGKVPVNISNQPLLKKIEALKNEMIIFKAPNEKYAVTVFTDISCGYCKKLHETVGELNSKGVTVRYLAFPRQGMKSDTAKQMASIWCNALPKDALTKAFKGDEVAMIDDCKIDLGNHLKLGQLFKVTGTPAIILPSGQVLPGFLKPDELLQILEQK, from the coding sequence ATGAAACGCAAATTACTTGTTTTAGCCGCCTGCATAGCTTCATTAACGGCATCGGTTTATGGTGCAACAGAAGAAAAACTGATTATCGGAAAACTGGCACATTATAACATGCAAGTGGAATCCATTAAGCCTTCCCCAATTGTTGGATTAAATACGGTGGAAACGGATAACGGTGTAATTTATGTGACGGATGACGGTAAGTATCTGTTACAAGGCCCAATTTATGATCTCAGTGGCAAAGTTCCAGTGAACATCAGTAACCAGCCTTTGTTGAAGAAGATAGAAGCGTTGAAAAACGAGATGATCATCTTCAAAGCACCCAATGAAAAATATGCGGTGACTGTCTTTACTGATATTAGCTGTGGTTACTGTAAGAAATTACATGAAACAGTGGGTGAGCTAAACAGTAAAGGGGTGACTGTGCGCTACTTAGCCTTCCCGCGTCAAGGAATGAAGAGCGACACGGCAAAACAGATGGCATCAATCTGGTGTAATGCGTTACCAAAAGATGCGTTGACTAAAGCGTTCAAAGGTGACGAAGTTGCCATGATTGATGATTGTAAAATCGATTTAGGCAATCATTTGAAATTAGGCCAATTATTTAAAGTTACGGGAACGCCTGCCATTATTTTACCAAGCGGACAAGTACTCCCTGGCTTTTTAAAACCTGACGAATTACTCCAAATACTTGAACAGAAATAA
- the xerD gene encoding site-specific tyrosine recombinase XerD, translating into MESKQLNPLIEQFLDTIWLEQDLAENTLASYRNDLQSLDRWLDAQQLHLENVQSIDLQSFLAERIDGGYKAASSARLLSSIRRLFQYFYREKIRADDPSAVIAAPKIPQRLPKDLSEQQVEDLLNAPATEDSLELRDKAMLEVLYACGLRVSELTGLTFSDISLRQGVVRVVGKGDKERLIPLGEEAIYWLEKYIAQGRPDLLNGKTSDVLFPSKRGTKMTRQTFWHRIKYYAVLANIDGDALSPHVLRHAFATHLLNHGADLRVVQMLLGHSDLSTTQIYTHVATERLRALHEQHHPRG; encoded by the coding sequence GTGGAAAGTAAACAACTAAATCCGTTAATTGAACAGTTTCTTGATACAATTTGGTTGGAGCAAGATCTTGCTGAAAACACCTTGGCATCTTATCGTAATGATCTGCAATCGTTAGATAGATGGCTGGATGCGCAGCAATTGCATTTGGAAAATGTTCAGTCGATTGATTTGCAATCTTTTCTCGCGGAACGTATTGATGGCGGATACAAAGCCGCAAGTTCTGCGCGTTTATTAAGTTCGATTCGTCGGTTATTTCAATATTTTTACCGCGAAAAGATAAGGGCGGATGATCCTTCTGCGGTAATCGCAGCACCAAAAATTCCGCAGCGCTTACCCAAAGATCTCAGTGAACAACAAGTTGAAGATTTGTTGAATGCACCTGCAACTGAAGATTCGCTCGAGTTACGAGATAAAGCCATGTTGGAAGTCCTGTATGCTTGTGGGTTACGAGTCTCTGAGCTGACAGGGCTAACATTTTCGGATATCAGCTTGCGTCAAGGCGTCGTTCGAGTCGTTGGTAAAGGTGATAAAGAGCGTTTAATCCCTCTGGGAGAAGAGGCGATTTACTGGCTGGAAAAATACATAGCGCAGGGGCGCCCAGATTTACTGAATGGGAAAACCAGCGATGTTTTATTTCCAAGCAAACGTGGTACGAAGATGACCCGCCAGACATTTTGGCACCGAATAAAATATTATGCCGTTCTTGCTAATATTGATGGGGATGCGTTATCTCCTCACGTATTAAGGCACGCATTTGCAACCCATTTATTGAATCACGGCGCGGACTTACGCGTTGTACAAATGTTGTTAGGTCACAGCGATCTATCCACAACCCAAATTTACACACATGTCGCTACTGAGCGGCTACGTGCTTTACATGAGCAGCATCATCCGAGAGGGTGA
- the fldB gene encoding flavodoxin FldB, whose translation MKIGLFYGSSTCYTEMVAEKIRDILGDDFITLHNVNDTPPELMEQYDVLILGIPTWDFGEIQEDWLEIWEALPKLNLADKMVAMYGMGDQVDYSEWFLDALGMLYHQLKPTGAQFIGFWPTEGYEFESPKPLTEDGKMFVGLALDDVNQFEQTDERVAQWCEQILQEIEAAL comes from the coding sequence ATGAAAATAGGTCTTTTTTACGGTTCAAGCACCTGCTACACCGAAATGGTTGCAGAAAAAATACGTGACATTCTTGGTGATGATTTCATTACCCTCCATAACGTCAACGATACACCACCAGAATTAATGGAACAGTACGACGTTCTTATTTTGGGGATCCCTACGTGGGATTTCGGTGAAATTCAGGAAGATTGGCTAGAAATTTGGGAAGCGCTTCCCAAACTTAACCTTGCGGATAAAATGGTCGCAATGTATGGCATGGGTGACCAAGTTGACTATAGCGAATGGTTTTTAGATGCACTCGGTATGCTCTATCACCAGCTAAAACCGACTGGCGCACAGTTTATTGGTTTTTGGCCGACTGAAGGTTATGAGTTTGAAAGCCCGAAACCGCTCACTGAAGATGGTAAGATGTTTGTGGGTCTTGCATTAGATGATGTGAACCAGTTTGAGCAAACCGATGAGCGAGTCGCACAATGGTGCGAGCAGATCCTACAAGAAATTGAAGCTGCTCTTTAA
- a CDS encoding protein YgfX produces the protein MVLWKSNLSISWKTQLFSTCLHGVTGIILLVAPWAPGNSMIWLPLLVVLVASWAKSQKNISKVKGVAVLVNGNKLQWKKNEWEIIKAPWCSRFGILLTLNALQGKPQKIRLWIAKDSISEENWRNLNQLLLQYPDI, from the coding sequence GTGGTCCTGTGGAAATCTAATCTTTCCATTTCATGGAAAACTCAGCTTTTTTCCACCTGTCTTCATGGGGTAACGGGCATTATTTTGCTTGTTGCACCATGGGCGCCAGGTAATTCAATGATTTGGCTACCCTTATTAGTTGTGTTGGTAGCAAGTTGGGCGAAAAGCCAAAAAAATATCAGTAAAGTCAAAGGTGTGGCTGTATTGGTGAATGGCAACAAGCTTCAATGGAAAAAGAATGAGTGGGAAATTATCAAAGCGCCATGGTGTAGCCGCTTCGGTATTTTATTAACGCTCAATGCGTTGCAAGGTAAACCTCAGAAGATTCGCTTGTGGATTGCAAAGGATTCTATTTCCGAAGAGAATTGGCGTAATCTCAATCAATTACTACTGCAATATCCTGATATTTAA
- the sdhE gene encoding FAD assembly factor SdhE, with protein sequence MDINNKARIHWACRRGMRELDISIMPFFEYEYDELTDHDKRVFVRLLECPDPDLFNWLMNHGRPEDEELFSMIKLIQERNKNRGPVEI encoded by the coding sequence ATCGATATTAATAACAAGGCGCGAATTCATTGGGCGTGCAGAAGAGGCATGCGTGAGCTTGATATTTCTATCATGCCATTTTTTGAATATGAATATGACGAACTAACAGACCACGACAAGCGTGTTTTTGTGCGCCTGCTCGAATGTCCAGACCCAGATTTGTTCAATTGGCTGATGAATCACGGGCGTCCGGAGGATGAAGAACTGTTCTCTATGATTAAACTCATTCAAGAAAGAAATAAAAATCGTGGTCCTGTGGAAATCTAA
- the ygfZ gene encoding tRNA-modifying protein YgfZ, which yields MTSHVDNAQQFPHDSQSLPLVLISLENWELIHLHGADAEKYLQGQITADISTLEHAHTLTAHCDPKGKMWSDLRLFHHLAGFSYIERRSVADAQLAELKKYAVFSKVTFEKKSELKLLGVAGQGAREALASLFTTLPDSQNQVITEGNSTLLHFDLPAERFLIITDEATAQNITETLNATQVSDQQWLALEIAAGFAVIDQENSAQHLPQAANLQAIPHGISFKKGCYTGQEMVARAKFRGANKRAMYWLTGTGSSLPAIGDGVEWQLGENWRRTGTVLAAVRLGNGELSIQIIMNNDMEADSVFRVMGDEQSRLTIAPLPYSLEEDK from the coding sequence ATGACTTCCCATGTAGACAACGCACAACAGTTTCCCCACGATTCTCAGTCTTTACCCCTTGTTTTGATTTCACTGGAAAACTGGGAACTTATTCATCTCCACGGCGCCGATGCAGAAAAATATCTGCAAGGGCAAATCACCGCCGATATCAGCACACTTGAGCACGCACACACACTCACCGCCCATTGCGATCCAAAGGGAAAAATGTGGAGTGACCTACGTTTATTCCATCACTTAGCGGGTTTTTCTTATATTGAAAGACGCAGTGTTGCTGATGCTCAACTCGCAGAATTAAAAAAATATGCCGTTTTCTCTAAAGTCACTTTTGAAAAGAAATCAGAACTGAAATTACTGGGTGTGGCAGGTCAAGGTGCTAGAGAGGCGCTGGCTTCGCTGTTCACTACGCTACCGGATAGCCAAAACCAAGTCATCACAGAAGGCAACAGTACTCTTCTACATTTTGACCTTCCCGCAGAGCGATTTTTAATTATTACAGACGAAGCAACTGCGCAAAACATCACAGAAACCTTAAATGCGACACAGGTTTCTGACCAGCAATGGCTAGCATTAGAAATTGCCGCGGGCTTTGCCGTTATCGACCAAGAAAACAGTGCCCAACATCTGCCACAAGCTGCAAATTTACAAGCCATTCCTCACGGAATTAGCTTTAAAAAAGGCTGCTATACCGGCCAAGAAATGGTCGCTCGCGCCAAGTTCCGCGGCGCCAATAAACGCGCTATGTACTGGCTAACAGGCACAGGCTCCTCACTTCCCGCTATTGGTGATGGTGTTGAGTGGCAACTGGGTGAAAACTGGCGCCGTACCGGAACAGTACTTGCCGCTGTACGTTTAGGGAATGGAGAACTTAGCATCCAAATCATCATGAACAACGATATGGAAGCCGATAGTGTATTTCGCGTTATGGGTGACGAACAAAGTCGCCTGACTATTGCACCACTGCCTTATTCATTAGAAGAAGATAAATAA
- a CDS encoding HD domain-containing protein: MSSAISNKPLDVLNFGAFTEVVQFLMELDKLKSVYRKNKLLNRERHENTAEHSWQFAVAAMAFAPYVPGVNLERAIKLALVHDIVEIDAGDVLVFDNAAREAIHDDEVKAANRLFNLLPSPQNAEFLALWNEYDAVETLESKYANAIDRAMPMLLNLHNQGQSWVENHIRHEQVVSKCDYIQEILPEFWLQLKQQLEQAHQKGWLL; encoded by the coding sequence ATGTCATCTGCAATAAGTAATAAGCCACTCGACGTTTTGAATTTTGGGGCTTTTACTGAAGTCGTCCAATTTTTGATGGAGCTCGATAAACTGAAAAGTGTTTATCGCAAGAATAAATTATTAAACCGCGAAAGACACGAAAATACCGCCGAACATAGCTGGCAGTTTGCTGTTGCTGCGATGGCTTTTGCCCCTTATGTGCCGGGGGTTAACCTCGAGCGTGCCATTAAACTTGCGCTCGTTCATGATATCGTCGAAATCGATGCAGGTGACGTTTTGGTGTTTGATAATGCCGCTCGTGAAGCCATTCATGATGACGAAGTCAAAGCGGCTAACCGCCTGTTTAACTTACTGCCAAGTCCGCAAAATGCTGAATTCTTAGCATTATGGAATGAGTATGATGCCGTCGAGACATTGGAATCGAAGTATGCCAATGCCATTGATAGAGCCATGCCGATGTTATTGAACTTGCATAATCAGGGTCAAAGCTGGGTTGAAAACCATATTCGTCATGAGCAGGTCGTCAGTAAATGTGACTATATTCAGGAGATCCTCCCTGAATTTTGGTTGCAGCTTAAACAGCAATTAGAGCAAGCCCACCAAAAAGGCTGGCTGCTGTAG